A window of Citrus sinensis cultivar Valencia sweet orange chromosome 7, DVS_A1.0, whole genome shotgun sequence contains these coding sequences:
- the LOC102630570 gene encoding protein TONSOKU isoform X2: protein MGRDEMQMSEAKRAYRSAKEEGNRQEEARWANVIGDILKNRGEYVEALKWFRIDYDVSVKYLPEKHLLPTCQSLGEVYLRLEHFKDALIYQKKHLELAKDASDLVEQQRACTQLGRTYYEMFLRSDDDHYSIRNAKKYFKSAMKLAQTLKENPATSRSSFLKEYIDAHNNIGMLQMELDNLEEAKKFLIRGLEICNEEEVSEDDDGRSRLHHNLGNVYMELRMWDKSREHIEQDIIICKKIEHRQGEAKGYINLGELHYRVQKYDEAILCYQKALNLAQSMEDEDALASQIDQNIETVKKAIEVMDELKKEEQNLKKLTRNMIIAKGTSQERKYLLQQNASLDRLIEKSSMIFAWLKHCEYAKRKKRIASELCDKGKLSDSFLVIGESYQKLRKFNKAIKWYTKSWETYKSIGNLEGQALAKVNMGNVLDSNGDWAGALDAFQEGYRIAVEANLPSVQLSALENMHYSHMIRFDNIEEARRLQHEIDKLKETKSEDLEAHDVAKDCCSETDTEGNDHLPDVRSSACFSAEMSKSDSGRSKTLAGLEDVEDDEPLISFLRSSERLPKLKSAYVEKQSIPTEPREPSPKTLPKSTNSQQTGGGRKRIRVVLSDDEGDIDNEVGLKVNSKSGSASPAHKFQDVPAADFKCTNSSENPINVEESTCSHKFTSSNPTNQYGNAIRCTGKVFIASDVNDDQCVMFRIDDDLIQLEVHSCICDDKLDIESLKVELACLYYLQLPKEKISKGLLPIIQHMNYGGRSLESFDTFKDQLGKDIIEVSIDGWVQKRLMKLYIECCKELSEAPNMKLLKKLYISEVEDEVVVSECELQDISVTPLLNALQTHKTVAMLDLSHNLLGNGTMEKLQQFFISSCQNYVDLTLDLHCNRFGPTTLFQICECPVLFTRLGVLNLSGNRLTDACGSYLSTILKNCKVLYSLNIENCSITSRTIQKVADALGAESTLAQLCIGYNSPVTGNAITNLLVKLDTLKSFSELNLNGLKLSKPVVDRLCQLAKTSCLTHLMLGCTNLGSDGSLQLVESLFSRAQESVKLDLSYCGLESTCIHKFTASVSLVHGILELNLGGNPIMKEGANALASLLMNPQCCLKVLVLSKCQLGLAGVLQLIKALSENDTLEELNLADNASKELTLQQNLSSVNSENLQPALKTSDCVSKEVDTDQHGLFAMNTDCNDLEVADSEDDKIRVESAASGFDNSCTSSCQKNSSFECQFVQELSSAIGMAKPLQLLDLSNNGFSTQAVKTLYCAWSSRSGAGPAWKHIKEQIIHFSVEGNKCCRVKPCCRKN from the exons ATGGGACGAGATGAGATGCAAATGAGCGAGGCGAAGCGAGCGTATCGAAGCGCCAAGGAGGAGGGCAACAGACAGGAGGAGGCGCGATGGGCGAATGTGATCGGAGACATTCTGAAGAACAGAGGCGAGTACGTGGAAGCTCTCAAGTGGTTCCGTATCGATTACGACGTTTCCGTCAAGTACTTGCCGGAAAAGCACTTGTTACCCACTTGTCAGTCTCTCGGTGAAGTCTATTTACGCCTCGAGCACTTCAAAGACGCCTTGATTTATCAG AAAAAACATCTAGAGCTAGCCAAGGATGCAAGTGATCTTGTTGAGCAGCAAAGAGCTTGCACACAGCTTGGTCGTACATACTATGAAATGTTCTTGAGATCTGATGATGATCACTACTCAATTCGCAATGCCAAAAAGTATTTCAAGTCTGCTATGAAGCTTGCTCAGACGCTGAAGGAGAATCCAGCAACTAGTAGATCTTCTTTCCTCAAAGAATATATTGATGCACATAACAACATTGGGATGCTTCAAATGGAGCTTGATAATCTGGAAGAAGCCAAGAAATTTCTTATTAGAGGATTAGAGATTTGCAATGAAGAAGAGGTGAGTGAGGATGATGATGGGCGCAGCAGGCTTCATCACAACCTTGGAAATGTTTACATGGAGCTGAGAATGTGGGATAAATCTCGGGAGCACATTGAACAGGATATCATAATTTGTAAGAAAATTGAGCACCGTCAAGGTGAGGCAAAAGGGTATATCAATCTTGGCGAACTGCATTATAGAGTTCAGAAGTATGACGAGGCCATTCTATGCTACCAGAAGGCACTTAATTTGGCACAATCCATGGAAGATGAAGATGCTTTAGCTAGTCAAATTgatcaaaatattgaaactgTGAAGAAGGCTATTGAAGTAATGGATGAATTGAAGAAAGAAGAGCAAAATCTTAAGAAACTAACAAGAAATATGATCATTGCCAAAGGCACGTCACAGGAACGGAAGTATCTGCTGCAGCAGAATGCATCTCTTGACCGTCTCATTGAGAAATCAAGCATGATATTTGCATGGCTCAAG CATTGTGAGTAtgcaaagagaaagaagaggaTAGCAAGTGAACTTTGTGACAAGGGAAAGCTAAGTGattcatttttagttattgGAGAATCATACCAAAAGCTTAGAAAATTCAACAAAGCCATTAAATGGTACACAAAGAGTTGGGAAACGTACAAGTCAATTGGCAATTTGGAG GGTCAAGCACTGGCAAAAGTTAATATGGGAAATGTGTTGGACAGTAATGGCGATTGGGCAGGAGCACTTGATGCATTTCAAGAGGGCTATAG GATTGCCGTTGAAGCTAATCTTCCTTCTGTTCAGCTTTCTGCACTAGAGAATATGCACTACAGTCACATGATAAGGTTTGACAATATTGAAGAGGCCAG GAGGTTGCAGCATGAAATTGACAAGTTGAAGGAGACTAAAAGTGAGGATCTTGAAGCACATGATGTGGCAAAGGATTGCTGTTCAGAGACAGACACAGAAGGGAATGATCATTTGCCAGATGTTAGGTCTAGTGCTTGCTTCTCAGCTGAGATGAGTAAATCTGATTCTGGTCGATCAAAGACTTTAGCTGGTCTAGAAGACGTAGAAGACGATGAACctttaatttcatttcttcGATCCAGTGAAAGATTGCCAAAATTGAAAAGCGCTTATGTGGAAAAACAGAGTATTCCCACTGAGCCGAGAGAACCTTCCCCCAAAACATTACCTAAATCAACAAATAGTCAGCAGACAGGTGGTGGTCGTAAACGAATTCGTGTGGTCCTTTCAGACGATGAAGGTGATATCGATAATGAAGTGGGCTTGAAAG TTAATAGTAAAAGTGGTTCAGCTAGTCCAGCTCATAAATTTCAG GATGTCCCAGCCGCGGATTTCAAATGTACCAACAGTTCTGAAAATCCAATTAATGTCGAAGAAAGCACATGTTCACACAAATTCACATCTTCTAATCCAACCAATCAATATGGGAATGCTATTAGATGCACTGGGAAAGTCTTTATTGCATCTGACGTCAATGATGAT CAATGTGTAATGTTCAGAATTGATGACGACCTGATACAGTTAGAAGTACATTCATGCATTTGTGATGATAAGTTGGATATTGAGTCTTTGAAGGTTGAACTGGCTTGCTTATATTACCTGCAGCTTCCTAAAGAGAAGATATCAAAGG GTCTGTTGCCCATAATTCAGCATATGAATTATGGTGGAAGGTCTCTAGAATCCTTTGACACTTTCAAGGATCAGCTGGGAAAAGATATAATTGAAGTTTCTATTGATG GATGGGTCCAAAAGCGCTTGATGAAGCTGTATATTGAATGCTGCAAGGAGTTATCTGAGGCACCAAATATGAAGttgcttaaaaaattatacatttcAGAG GTAGAGGATGAAGTTGTCGTCTCTGAATGTGAATTGCAAGATATCTCAGTAACTCCTTTGTTGAATGCCCTTCAAACACACAAAACAGTTGCCATGCTAGACCTTTCTCACAATTTGTTAG GAAACGGAACTATGGAGAAACTTCAACAATTTTTCATATCTTCATGCCAAAACTATGTTGACTTAACTTTGGATTTACATTGCAATCGATTTGGTCCAACTACTTTGTTTCAG ATTTGTGAATGTCCTGTGCTATTCACCCGACTGGGAGTGCTTAATCTCTCTGGAAATCGTCTCACCGATGCATGTGGTTCTTACCTCTCAACAATCTTGAAAAACTGCAAAG TCCTTTACAGCTTAAATATAGAAAACTGTTCAATCACATCTAGAACGATCCAAAAGGTTGCTGATGCTCTGGGTGCTGAATCTACACTAGCCCAACTTTGCATAG GATACAACAGCCCAGTGACTGGGAATGCTATCACTAATTTATTGGTCAAGCTTGATACTTTGAAAAG CTTTTCAGAGCTGAATCTCAATGGTTTAAAGCTAAGCAAGCCTGTCGTGGATCGCCTTTGCCAACTTGCTAAGACCTCATGTTTAACACATCTAATGCTTGGGTGCACTAATTTAGGAAGT GATGGGTCATTACAATTAGTTGAGTCACTATTCAGCAGAGCTCAAGAATCTGTGAAACTTGACCTGTCATATTGTGGATTAGAATCTACTTGCATTCACAAATTTACTGCCAGTGTTAGTCTAGTACATGGCATTCTTGAACTGAACCTAGGAGGAAATCCTATTATGAAAGAG GGTGCAAATGCATTAGCGTCACTGCTTATGAATCCTCAATGTTGTTTAAAAGTTTTGGTACTAAGCAAGTGTCAGCTGGGGCTTGCTGGAGTTCTTCAACTAATCAAAGCATTATCAG AGAATGACACTCTGGAGGAACTCAATCTTGCTGATAATGCCAGTAAAGAGTTAACTTTACAGCAGAACTTATCAAGTGTGAATTCAGAAAATTTACAGCCCGCGCTCAAAACATCTGACTGTGTATCCAAAGAAGTTGACACTGATCAACACGGTTTATTTGCCATGAACACTGACTGCAATGATCTTGAAGTCGCTGATAGTGAAGATGACAAAATCAGGGTAGAAAGTGCTGCATCAGGGTTTGACAATAGTTGCACAAGCTCATGTCAAAAGAACTCATCTTTTGAATGCCAATTCGTCCAAGAGCTTTCATCTGCCATTGGCATGGCAAAGCCGTTGCAA
- the LOC102630570 gene encoding protein TONSOKU isoform X1, with product MGRDEMQMSEAKRAYRSAKEEGNRQEEARWANVIGDILKNRGEYVEALKWFRIDYDVSVKYLPEKHLLPTCQSLGEVYLRLEHFKDALIYQKKHLELAKDASDLVEQQRACTQLGRTYYEMFLRSDDDHYSIRNAKKYFKSAMKLAQTLKENPATSRSSFLKEYIDAHNNIGMLQMELDNLEEAKKFLIRGLEICNEEEVSEDDDGRSRLHHNLGNVYMELRMWDKSREHIEQDIIICKKIEHRQGEAKGYINLGELHYRVQKYDEAILCYQKALNLAQSMEDEDALASQIDQNIETVKKAIEVMDELKKEEQNLKKLTRNMIIAKGTSQERKYLLQQNASLDRLIEKSSMIFAWLKHCEYAKRKKRIASELCDKGKLSDSFLVIGESYQKLRKFNKAIKWYTKSWETYKSIGNLEGQALAKVNMGNVLDSNGDWAGALDAFQEGYRIAVEANLPSVQLSALENMHYSHMIRFDNIEEARRLQHEIDKLKETKSEDLEAHDVAKDCCSETDTEGNDHLPDVRSSACFSAEMSKSDSGRSKTLAGLEDVEDDEPLISFLRSSERLPKLKSAYVEKQSIPTEPREPSPKTLPKSTNSQQTGGGRKRIRVVLSDDEGDIDNEVGLKGRLHKCPVEGVATFDAINSKSGSASPAHKFQDVPAADFKCTNSSENPINVEESTCSHKFTSSNPTNQYGNAIRCTGKVFIASDVNDDQCVMFRIDDDLIQLEVHSCICDDKLDIESLKVELACLYYLQLPKEKISKGLLPIIQHMNYGGRSLESFDTFKDQLGKDIIEVSIDGWVQKRLMKLYIECCKELSEAPNMKLLKKLYISEVEDEVVVSECELQDISVTPLLNALQTHKTVAMLDLSHNLLGNGTMEKLQQFFISSCQNYVDLTLDLHCNRFGPTTLFQICECPVLFTRLGVLNLSGNRLTDACGSYLSTILKNCKVLYSLNIENCSITSRTIQKVADALGAESTLAQLCIGYNSPVTGNAITNLLVKLDTLKSFSELNLNGLKLSKPVVDRLCQLAKTSCLTHLMLGCTNLGSDGSLQLVESLFSRAQESVKLDLSYCGLESTCIHKFTASVSLVHGILELNLGGNPIMKEGANALASLLMNPQCCLKVLVLSKCQLGLAGVLQLIKALSENDTLEELNLADNASKELTLQQNLSSVNSENLQPALKTSDCVSKEVDTDQHGLFAMNTDCNDLEVADSEDDKIRVESAASGFDNSCTSSCQKNSSFECQFVQELSSAIGMAKPLQLLDLSNNGFSTQAVKTLYCAWSSRSGAGPAWKHIKEQIIHFSVEGNKCCRVKPCCRKN from the exons ATGGGACGAGATGAGATGCAAATGAGCGAGGCGAAGCGAGCGTATCGAAGCGCCAAGGAGGAGGGCAACAGACAGGAGGAGGCGCGATGGGCGAATGTGATCGGAGACATTCTGAAGAACAGAGGCGAGTACGTGGAAGCTCTCAAGTGGTTCCGTATCGATTACGACGTTTCCGTCAAGTACTTGCCGGAAAAGCACTTGTTACCCACTTGTCAGTCTCTCGGTGAAGTCTATTTACGCCTCGAGCACTTCAAAGACGCCTTGATTTATCAG AAAAAACATCTAGAGCTAGCCAAGGATGCAAGTGATCTTGTTGAGCAGCAAAGAGCTTGCACACAGCTTGGTCGTACATACTATGAAATGTTCTTGAGATCTGATGATGATCACTACTCAATTCGCAATGCCAAAAAGTATTTCAAGTCTGCTATGAAGCTTGCTCAGACGCTGAAGGAGAATCCAGCAACTAGTAGATCTTCTTTCCTCAAAGAATATATTGATGCACATAACAACATTGGGATGCTTCAAATGGAGCTTGATAATCTGGAAGAAGCCAAGAAATTTCTTATTAGAGGATTAGAGATTTGCAATGAAGAAGAGGTGAGTGAGGATGATGATGGGCGCAGCAGGCTTCATCACAACCTTGGAAATGTTTACATGGAGCTGAGAATGTGGGATAAATCTCGGGAGCACATTGAACAGGATATCATAATTTGTAAGAAAATTGAGCACCGTCAAGGTGAGGCAAAAGGGTATATCAATCTTGGCGAACTGCATTATAGAGTTCAGAAGTATGACGAGGCCATTCTATGCTACCAGAAGGCACTTAATTTGGCACAATCCATGGAAGATGAAGATGCTTTAGCTAGTCAAATTgatcaaaatattgaaactgTGAAGAAGGCTATTGAAGTAATGGATGAATTGAAGAAAGAAGAGCAAAATCTTAAGAAACTAACAAGAAATATGATCATTGCCAAAGGCACGTCACAGGAACGGAAGTATCTGCTGCAGCAGAATGCATCTCTTGACCGTCTCATTGAGAAATCAAGCATGATATTTGCATGGCTCAAG CATTGTGAGTAtgcaaagagaaagaagaggaTAGCAAGTGAACTTTGTGACAAGGGAAAGCTAAGTGattcatttttagttattgGAGAATCATACCAAAAGCTTAGAAAATTCAACAAAGCCATTAAATGGTACACAAAGAGTTGGGAAACGTACAAGTCAATTGGCAATTTGGAG GGTCAAGCACTGGCAAAAGTTAATATGGGAAATGTGTTGGACAGTAATGGCGATTGGGCAGGAGCACTTGATGCATTTCAAGAGGGCTATAG GATTGCCGTTGAAGCTAATCTTCCTTCTGTTCAGCTTTCTGCACTAGAGAATATGCACTACAGTCACATGATAAGGTTTGACAATATTGAAGAGGCCAG GAGGTTGCAGCATGAAATTGACAAGTTGAAGGAGACTAAAAGTGAGGATCTTGAAGCACATGATGTGGCAAAGGATTGCTGTTCAGAGACAGACACAGAAGGGAATGATCATTTGCCAGATGTTAGGTCTAGTGCTTGCTTCTCAGCTGAGATGAGTAAATCTGATTCTGGTCGATCAAAGACTTTAGCTGGTCTAGAAGACGTAGAAGACGATGAACctttaatttcatttcttcGATCCAGTGAAAGATTGCCAAAATTGAAAAGCGCTTATGTGGAAAAACAGAGTATTCCCACTGAGCCGAGAGAACCTTCCCCCAAAACATTACCTAAATCAACAAATAGTCAGCAGACAGGTGGTGGTCGTAAACGAATTCGTGTGGTCCTTTCAGACGATGAAGGTGATATCGATAATGAAGTGGGCTTGAAAGGTAGGCTTCACAAATGTCCTGTTGAAGGTGTTGCTACTTTTGATGCAA TTAATAGTAAAAGTGGTTCAGCTAGTCCAGCTCATAAATTTCAG GATGTCCCAGCCGCGGATTTCAAATGTACCAACAGTTCTGAAAATCCAATTAATGTCGAAGAAAGCACATGTTCACACAAATTCACATCTTCTAATCCAACCAATCAATATGGGAATGCTATTAGATGCACTGGGAAAGTCTTTATTGCATCTGACGTCAATGATGAT CAATGTGTAATGTTCAGAATTGATGACGACCTGATACAGTTAGAAGTACATTCATGCATTTGTGATGATAAGTTGGATATTGAGTCTTTGAAGGTTGAACTGGCTTGCTTATATTACCTGCAGCTTCCTAAAGAGAAGATATCAAAGG GTCTGTTGCCCATAATTCAGCATATGAATTATGGTGGAAGGTCTCTAGAATCCTTTGACACTTTCAAGGATCAGCTGGGAAAAGATATAATTGAAGTTTCTATTGATG GATGGGTCCAAAAGCGCTTGATGAAGCTGTATATTGAATGCTGCAAGGAGTTATCTGAGGCACCAAATATGAAGttgcttaaaaaattatacatttcAGAG GTAGAGGATGAAGTTGTCGTCTCTGAATGTGAATTGCAAGATATCTCAGTAACTCCTTTGTTGAATGCCCTTCAAACACACAAAACAGTTGCCATGCTAGACCTTTCTCACAATTTGTTAG GAAACGGAACTATGGAGAAACTTCAACAATTTTTCATATCTTCATGCCAAAACTATGTTGACTTAACTTTGGATTTACATTGCAATCGATTTGGTCCAACTACTTTGTTTCAG ATTTGTGAATGTCCTGTGCTATTCACCCGACTGGGAGTGCTTAATCTCTCTGGAAATCGTCTCACCGATGCATGTGGTTCTTACCTCTCAACAATCTTGAAAAACTGCAAAG TCCTTTACAGCTTAAATATAGAAAACTGTTCAATCACATCTAGAACGATCCAAAAGGTTGCTGATGCTCTGGGTGCTGAATCTACACTAGCCCAACTTTGCATAG GATACAACAGCCCAGTGACTGGGAATGCTATCACTAATTTATTGGTCAAGCTTGATACTTTGAAAAG CTTTTCAGAGCTGAATCTCAATGGTTTAAAGCTAAGCAAGCCTGTCGTGGATCGCCTTTGCCAACTTGCTAAGACCTCATGTTTAACACATCTAATGCTTGGGTGCACTAATTTAGGAAGT GATGGGTCATTACAATTAGTTGAGTCACTATTCAGCAGAGCTCAAGAATCTGTGAAACTTGACCTGTCATATTGTGGATTAGAATCTACTTGCATTCACAAATTTACTGCCAGTGTTAGTCTAGTACATGGCATTCTTGAACTGAACCTAGGAGGAAATCCTATTATGAAAGAG GGTGCAAATGCATTAGCGTCACTGCTTATGAATCCTCAATGTTGTTTAAAAGTTTTGGTACTAAGCAAGTGTCAGCTGGGGCTTGCTGGAGTTCTTCAACTAATCAAAGCATTATCAG AGAATGACACTCTGGAGGAACTCAATCTTGCTGATAATGCCAGTAAAGAGTTAACTTTACAGCAGAACTTATCAAGTGTGAATTCAGAAAATTTACAGCCCGCGCTCAAAACATCTGACTGTGTATCCAAAGAAGTTGACACTGATCAACACGGTTTATTTGCCATGAACACTGACTGCAATGATCTTGAAGTCGCTGATAGTGAAGATGACAAAATCAGGGTAGAAAGTGCTGCATCAGGGTTTGACAATAGTTGCACAAGCTCATGTCAAAAGAACTCATCTTTTGAATGCCAATTCGTCCAAGAGCTTTCATCTGCCATTGGCATGGCAAAGCCGTTGCAA
- the LOC127898882 gene encoding receptor kinase-like protein Xa21 — protein MDRRDLRSSTPTSNQVSSEKPKHRRFLISLRWESQFSQLENLVPEYNQLTGQLPPSIGNLSALQNIDIAGNRLHSRVPESLGQLRSLSFLDISENAFSGMFHSSIFNISSLELIYPLENRLEGSLPVNIGFSLPNLEDLSVRQNNYTGSLPHSLSNASNLQLLDLSLNHFSGQGLFLMPLANSETYKFSSCMTTILDGNIPVSLGNLTILNSLHLGYNKLRGNVPSSLGNCQNLMLLSVSNNKLTGALPPQILGILTLSILLDLSGNLLTGSIPTEVGNLKNLVQLDLSENHFSIEIPVSLSACTTLEYLYMEGNSVTGSIPLALNTLKSIKELDLSRNNLSGHIPEFLENLSFKFLHL, from the exons ATGGACAGGCGTGACTTGCGGTCATCGACACCGACGAGTAACCAAGTTAGTTCTGAGAAACCAAAGCATAGGAGGTTTCTTATCTCCTTACGTTGGGAATCTCAGTTTTCTCAG CTTGAGAACTTAGTCCCTGAATACAATCAGTTAACAGGACAGCTCCCGCCTTCCATCGGGAATCTTTCGGCTCTTCAGAATATTGATATTGCTGGGAATAGATTACACAGTAGAGTTCCTGAGAGTCTTGGGCAACTAAGAAGCTTAAGCTTTTTAGACATATCTGAAAATGCTTTCTCTGGTATGTTTCATAGTTCCATTTTCAACATCTCTTCCCTCGAGTTAATCTATCCTCTAGAAAATAGATTAGAAGGAAGTCTTCCGGTAAACATCGGTTTCAGTCTTCCGAACCTTGAAGATCTTAGTGTTCGTCAAAACAATTACACAGGTTCTCTCCCACACTCATTATCCAATGCTTCAAATCTTCAATTGCTTGACCTTTCTCTGAATCATTTCAGTGGACaa GGCCTATTCCTCATGCCATTGGCGAACTCAGAAACCTACAAGTTCTCTTCCTGCATGACAACAATTTTAGACGGTAATATCCCTGTGTCTCTTGGCAACTTAACAATACTGAATTCCCTTCACTTAGGATACAATAAGTTGCGAGGCAACGTACCCTCATCCCTTGGCAATTGTCAGAATCTGATGTTATTGAGTGTCTCAAACAATAAACTCACTGGTGCCTTGCCCCCACAAATTCTTGGGATATTGACCCTTTCAATTCTACTAGATTTGTCTGGTAACCTTCTTACTGGATCTATTCCCACAGAAGTGGGCAACTTGAAAAATCTCGTACAATTGGATTTAtctgaaaatcatttttccattgaGATTCCTGTTTCTCTAAGTGCTTGTACAACCTTAGAGTATCTTTATATGGAGGGCAATTCAGTCACCGGAAGCATTCCTCTCGCTCTGAATACCTTGAAAAGCATTAAAGAGCTAGATCTCTCACGCAACAATTTGTCTGGACATATCCCAGAATTTCTTGAGAATCTATCATTCAAGTTTTTGCATCTTTGA
- the LOC102623726 gene encoding putative receptor-like protein kinase At3g47110, which translates to MLNSVSISYLATLVWCFSLFLLHSHSCFALHSNETDRLALLAIKSQLQDPLGVTKSWNNSISLCQWTGMTCGHRHQRVTVLDLSNRSIEGILSPYVGNLSFLRFINFANNGFSGEIPGEIGRLFRLETLILANNSFSGKIPSNLSRCSNLINFHARGNNLVGQIPPDIGYSWLKLEFLSLRDNLLAGQLAPSIGNISNLQVLSIGENRLSGRLPDSLGQLRSLYYLSISENAFSGMFPSSIFNISSLESISLLGNRLEGSLPVNIGFSLPNLENLSVRQNNYTGSLPHSLSNASNLRLLDFSLNHFSGQVKIDFNRLPNLFRLSFSKNNLGTGAIGDLDFIAHLTNCSKLEALGLDTNIFGGVLPLSIANLSSTIILFSMGLNQIYGTIPP; encoded by the coding sequence ATGCTGAATTCCGTTTCCATTAGCTACCTTGCCACCTTGGTTTGGTGCTTCAGCTTGTTTTTGCTTCATTCTCATAGTTGTTTCGCTCTTCATTCAAATGAGACAGACCGCCTCGCATTGCTTGCCATAAAGTCGCAGCTTCAGGATCCACTTGGTGTTACAAAGTCATGGAACAATTCTATAAGCTTATGCCAATGGACAGGCATGACCTGTGGTCATCGGCATCAAAGAGTGACTGTGTTAGATCTGAGTAACCGAAGCATAGAAGGTATTTTATCTCCTTATGTTGGAAACCTCAGCTTCCTCAGATTCATAAACTTCGCAAACAACGGCTTCTCTGGTGAAATTCCTGGTGAAATTGGTCGTTTGTTCAGGCTTGAAACTCTAATACTGgcaaataattcattttcagGTAAAATACCATCCAATTTGTCTCGTTGCTCTAACCTTATCAATTTTCATGCACGTGGAAACAATCTTGTGGGACAAATTCCGCCAGATATCGGCTACAGCTGGTTGAAGCTTGAGTTCTTAAGCTTGAGAGACAATTTGTTAGCAGGACAGCTCGCTCCTTCCATTGGAAATATTTCAAATCTACAGGTATTAAGTATTGGAGAGAATAGATTAAGCGGGAGACTTCCTGATAGTCTTGGTCAACTAAGAAGCTTATACTATTTAAGCATATCAGAAAATGCTTTCTCTGGTATGTTTCCTAGTTCCATTTTCAACATCTCTTCCCTCGAGTCAATCTCTCTTCTAGGAAATAGATTAGAAGGAAGTCTTCCGGTTAACATCGGTTTTAGTCTTCCGAACCTTGAAAATCTTAGTGTACGTCAAAACAATTACACAGGTTCTCTCCCACACTCATTATCCAATGCTTCAAATCTTCGATTGCTTGACTTTTCTTTGAATCATTTCAGTGGACaagtaaaaattgattttaaccGTCTCCCAAATCTGTTTAGGCTTagttttagtaaaaataatttaggaaCTGGGGCAATTGGTGATCTTGATTTTATAGCCCATCTCACAAACTGTAGTAAATTGGAAGCGCTTGGTCTAGATACGAATATATTTGGAGGAGTCCTGCCACTTTCTATAGCCAATCTCTCTTCAACAATAATCTTATTCTCAATGGGACTAAACCAAATATATGGCACCATACCTCCTTAA